The window ACCGTCGCGCCGACCTGAGGGCTCGAAGGTGTGCTGGCACGCGAGGTGTCGGGGGACCCACCTGAGAGGAGCAAGGCGATGAGCGATTCGAAGTTTTCTTTTGCAACCCGGGGCTACGAGTTTACCCCCTACGTGCAGGCCAATAACTGGATCGGTGGTGCGTGGAAGCCCTCGAGCAGCGGGGCGTCTGAAGACGTCATTAACCCGCGTCACGGCAAGTCCATGGGGCGGGTCGTCAGCTCCGGCGCTACCGATGTGGAGGAGGCTTTTGCAGCGGCGAAGGCGGCGCTTCCGGAGTGGAAGGCGCTCCCGATCCGCGAGCGTGCCCAGGTGCTCTACAAGGTCAAAGAGCTGATGGAGGCCAACCTCGAGGAGCTCTCCTGGTTGCTCTCCCACGAGAACGGCAAGACCATCGGTCAGGCGCGCGGCGAAGTGCTCAAGGGCATTGAGTGCGTGGAGATGGGGGCCTCGCTCCAGAATATGGCCGATGGCGGGCAGCTTGATGTGAGTCGCGGGGTCAACTGCAGGGTGATTCATGAGCCGGTGGGTGTGGTCGCCGGGATCGTGCCCTTTAACTTCCCGACGATGGTGCCCTTGTGGATGCTTCCTCAGGCGCTGGTGGCCGGTAACACCTTTATTCTTAAGCCGTCTGAGAAGGTGCCCTACGGAGCGATGCGCCTGGCGGAGATCTTCAAAGAGGCCGGACTTCCCGATGGCGTGCTCAACATCGTCAACGGGGGCAAAGACGCCGTGGAAGCGATCATCGACCATGAGGGCATCGGCGCGGTGGCCTTTGTGGGCTCGACGCCGATTGCGAAGTTGCTTTACGCCCGCGGCGCAAAGACCGGTAAAAAGGTGCTCGGCCTGGGCGGTGCGAAGAACCACCTGGTGGTGGTGCCCGATGCATCGCCGGAGGTGACCTCGGCCAATGTGGTGGCTTCGTATACCGGGTGCGCCGGGCAGCGTTGCATGGCGGCCTCGGTGCTTCTGGCCGTGGGCAACGTCGACCCCATTCTTGATGATGTGGCCGCGCAGTCCCGTGCGCTCAAAGTCGGTCAAGACATTGGTGCGGTGGTCTCCAAAGAGGCACGCGACCGTATCGTACGCTACATCGATGAGGCTGAGGCTGCCGGTGCCACCATCCTTGTCGATGGCCGCGGCGCGAAGGTTGAGGGCTCGGAGGGGTACTGGGTGGGACCGACGATCATCGACGGCTGCACCCCGGATATGGCCT of the Lujinxingia sediminis genome contains:
- a CDS encoding CoA-acylating methylmalonate-semialdehyde dehydrogenase, whose translation is MSDSKFSFATRGYEFTPYVQANNWIGGAWKPSSSGASEDVINPRHGKSMGRVVSSGATDVEEAFAAAKAALPEWKALPIRERAQVLYKVKELMEANLEELSWLLSHENGKTIGQARGEVLKGIECVEMGASLQNMADGGQLDVSRGVNCRVIHEPVGVVAGIVPFNFPTMVPLWMLPQALVAGNTFILKPSEKVPYGAMRLAEIFKEAGLPDGVLNIVNGGKDAVEAIIDHEGIGAVAFVGSTPIAKLLYARGAKTGKKVLGLGGAKNHLVVVPDASPEVTSANVVASYTGCAGQRCMAASVLLAVGNVDPILDDVAAQSRALKVGQDIGAVVSKEARDRIVRYIDEAEAAGATILVDGRGAKVEGSEGYWVGPTIIDGCTPDMACVREEIFGPVLSVIRVDTLDKALDIENASPFGNAACIYTTSGAVAERAISRFEAGMCGVNIGVPVPREPFAFGGWNDSKVGHGDMTGMDGFRFWTRPRKVTVKWELQSDETWMS